GCATTTCAGAATCACGCCGGCGGCGGCCAGTCCCCAGATTGTCCCGAAAATGGTCCATCCCACGGGGCCGCGCAGGCACACCAGCATGAACGGCGTGTACGTGCCCGCGATGAGCAGAAAAATAGCGCAATGGTCCAGAGTCTTCAGCACGCGTCTGGCCCGGACGGCGGGGATGGAATGGTACAGGGTGGAAGCCAGATAAAGCAGGACGAGCGTTGCACCGAAAATGGAGAAACTGACAACATGCCAGGCGGTTCCTGCGGACACGGCGGCCACCACCAGCACGGGCAGGGCGGCGATGGCCAGGCCCGTGGCGACGGCGTGAGTCACGCTGTTGGCGATCTCCTCACCCGGGGAATGTGTCCGTTCCGCCATCTCCGCTCTCCTTGCCCGTCCGCTGTCAGGCCTTGTCTTCGGTTTCCCGGTAGGTATTGTCCACTTCCTCCCAGAAATCGTTGATCCAGTGGATGCGGTCCGCCCGGCATTGCAGTTCGGAAGCGACGCCGTCCCGGAAAACCACCAGCTCAATGGTTTTTCCCTGCTCGGAGAGGTGCTCCACCACATCCAGCAGATCCGAGTCCCCGGAGGACAAAAGCAGCGTATCGTACTGGTGCTGATAAATGAGGGACAAGGTGGCAATGCCCACATCCACGCCCTTCTGGATTTCGTTGAACACCTTGTGCGTGAGATCTCCGTTCTGGTTCTGACAGCGAAGCTGCACTTTCTGCCCGCATTCCTCGCAATAGGCCTTGTCCGCGCGCTGCTGCTTCAGACTGTAGAATTTGGTGATGATCTTGGGACCGATGGGCGGACCGCTGCGCAGCCAGTGGTGAAAGTTGTCCTGAGCCTCGCTGGTCGGCTGGGGTATGGAATTGAGATAATAGGCCCTCCATATGGGACCGCTCTGTTCCAGATACTGACGCAGACGCAGATAGCTGAATTCGTAACCGCTGCGTACACTGTGACGGGCGTTGAAAAGATAACCGGCGTCGATAAGCCAGAGTTTGCGTTTTTCAGTCATGTATTTTCCCGGAAATTTCCTGTTCAGTTTATTTTTATTTCTTGAAAATCCACATCAATACAGATTTCAGATAAATATGTTACAGAGACAATACATATTAAAAAATATACTTATTTTATTGCAAATGAGTAATGAAGTGGAAATTTGTATCCCTCACATCTCGATGGACCATTCCACCGTGTCCCGGCCGTCACGCTGAGAAAAGCGGCCCCCGCTCCTCTCCGGTCAGGCATTCTCCGCCCTGCGGCGTAACCACAAAAGTATTTTCCACGCCGACCATACCCAGGCCGGGAATGCCCATTTTCGGTTCCACGGCCAGAACCATGTTCTCTTCCAGCGGAGTGTCGAAAGATGGCGCGACAACCGGCCACTCGTCAACGGCCAGGCCGATGCCGTGCCCCAGAAAGCCGACCTTGTTCCGCCCAAGGCCCATGAACCCCTCGGCCAGACCGTTTTGCAGGGCTATTTTCACGCAGTCCCGGTACAGTTCGGCGGGCACGGTTCCGGGCTTCAGCCGGGAAGCCAGATATTCGTGGATTTGCAGGCAGAAATCCTGAGCCCGGTCGGCCTCCTCGGAAACGGCATCCTCCCCGGCCCAGTAGATCAGGGTCTTGTCCGTGTGATAGCCTTCAAGACAGAACCCGCAGTCCACGGCCAGAGGCTCCGCGCGATTCCAGACCTTGCCCGCGTAGCCCGGAAAAGGCAGGGCCGGATGCTCGCCGCGCACGCCAAGAGGTCCGTTGAACGCGCCGGGATAATTGCCGGAATCTCCGGCCGCCACATGGCCCAGAAAAATCTCCTCGCCGGGATTCTGCATACGCATCATGCCCTGGTGGCCGTGCCCGAAGAATACTTTCCACACGGCCAGGCCGACTTCCCGCTCGGTCATGCCCGGGCGGATGCGTCCGGCCAGAGCGATCAGAGCCTGATTGTGCCGCGCACCGGCCAGCCGCATCTTGCGCAGTTCCCAGGCAGTCTTCACGGCGCGGGTCCGGTGCAGGGCCATGTCCGCCGCGACGAAATTCACCCCGGGAACTTTCTCTTTAAGCATCTCGCCCAGAGACCAGGGCAGCCCGGCCATCTCCACGCCCGCGCAGGAGCCGAAAGGTGTGCCGCATTCCCGCAGCAGGCCGGAAATCTGGGAATAGGACTTGTATTCCAGAATGTTCTGCAGGGGCGAGTCCATTTCCGCCCGCTCGAACCCCCGGCGGCACAGCAGAACCGGTTCGCCGTCCAGAGGCAGCCAGAGCAGACCGTTCACCCAGGCCCCGCTCAGATAGTAGACCGCCGGACGGGAAAAAATCAGCATGCCGGACGCGTCCGGACGGCATTCGTTCAGGTGCCGGCGAAGTCTGGCCGCGCGGTCCCGGACTTCAGAGAGGGGCATGCGCTCCAGAGAAACAAAGGTCATGGCTGCTCCTCGCGCAGGGTATAGTCCATGGTCCGGCGGCGAGGGACGAAACCCGCCCGCTCCACCAGACTTTTCAGCTCCGCCTCGGGCAGACGGAAGTGCACGCCCGTGGCCGCCACCACATTTTCCTCCAGCATGGTGGAGCCGAAATCGTTGGCCCCCCAGAACAGAGCCAGCTGGCCGATGCGCGGCCCCTGCGTGACCCAGGACGCCTGGATATTCTCGATGTTGTCCAGATACAGGCGGCACAGGGCCAGAAACTTCAGGTACTCGTCGGACGAGGCCTCGGGCATTTCCATGCGCGTGTTCCGGGGCTGAAAAGTCCACGGGATAAAAGCCGTGAACCCGCCCGTGCGGTCCTGCACCTCACGCAGGCGGTCCAGATGCTCCACCCGCTGGTCGAAAGTCTCGCCCTGGCCGAACATCATGGTCGCGGTGGTGCGCATGCCCAGGCCGTGGGCCGTCTCCATGACCGAAAGCCACTGGTCCGCCGTGCACTTGTGCGGCGAGACCCGGCCGCGTACCGCATCCACCAGGATTTCCGCGCCGCCGCCGGGCATGGAGTCCAGCCCCGCGGCCATGAGGTCCGCGAGAATGCCTGCCACGGGCCGGTCCTCCCGCTCGCTCAGAAAGTGAACTTCCGTGGGTGAAAAGCCGTGCACGGCCACGCCCGGGAAATGTTCCTTCAGCGTGCGCAGAAGCCCGGTGTAGTAGGACAGCGGCAAATCCGGATTCATCCCGCCCTGAAGCAGAATCTGGTACCCGCCCGAGTCCACGGTTTCCTGAATCTTGGCCAGGATTTCCTCCGTGCTCAGCACGTAGCCGCCCATCTCTCCCGGCCCCTTGAAAAACGCGCAGAATTTGCACCCGGATGTGCAGATATTGGTATAGTTGATGTTGCGGTCTACGATGTAGGTCACGATGTTTTCGGGGTGCATCTCCAGACGCCGCTGATGCGCCAGAGCACCCAGCGAAAAAACCGTGTTCATGTCCCAGATGTAGCGGGCCTCGTGCATGGACAGACGCTTCATGACCATTTCCTCAATGAATAGCGGCGGGTGCGGCAGTGCTAGCGTCTGCGCCGCTTGCAGGTCAAGGACCGGGCCTTGCAAAAAAACGGCCCCTGTGCTTGGAATCCAACCCGCGAGGACACCATGACCAATGTATTCGACTGCCGGATGTGCGGACACTGCTGCCAGGGACAGGGAGGCATCGTGGCTTCGGCCCCGGAGCAGGCCCGTCTGGCCGCATATCTGAACATGTCCGTGGACGATTTCCGCGCCGCCTACACCACGGCTCAGGGAAAAAAGACCGTATTACGCACCCGCGAGGACGGCTTCTGCATTTTCTTCGACCCGGCCACGGCGTGCACGGTACACGCGGCCAAACCCGATGTCTGCCGGGCCTGGCCTTTTTTCCGGGGCAATCTGGTGGACGCCACCAGCTGGGAGCTGGCCCAGGATTACTGCCCGGGCATTACCGGCGGAAGCAGCCACGCCGAGTTCGCCCGCCAGGGCGTGCGCTACCTCAGGGAAAACGGGCTGGCCAAAACCGGACGGGAAGATGAGGCCAACGCCCTGAACATTTCCGATCTGGCGGAACAGGACTGATGCGTCTGAGCGAGTGCTACGCTCTGCTGGAAGTCCCGCCCGAGGCGACCCTGGAAGAGATCAAGGTCAGCTACCGCAAGCTGGCCTTCAAATATCACCCGGACCTGAATCCGGACGACGCCCATGCGGCCCAGCGCTTTTCCCGCCTGAACCAGGCCTATGTTCTCCTGAAGGACCACCGCGCCCGCGGCGCGGAAAAAAAGACGTACACCGCCGAGGATATCCGTCAGGAGGAAGAGGCCAGGGCCGGAGCCAGGCCCGGCAGGTCCGACGCCTTCTTCTCCCGGCAGGAGGAAGTGCTGAAGGATATTCTAAGCGACCCCTTCGCCCGGCAGGTATTCGAGGATATTTTCAGCAGGCTGAAGCGCGGCGCGCCCCCCGGAGATATGCCGGGGCAGAGGACGGCCGGCCGCAACACCATCCGGAGCAAGGCCCCGTTCCAAAATCCGGGAAAAAATCTGTGGGCCGGTCTGAAAAACTGGGCCGTGCGCCAGCTCGACGACCGGCAGACCGTGCAGGTCCCCGTGCGCAGCCTCAGGCCCGGCACCACCCTTCGCGTGGATATCCGGC
Above is a window of Desulfomicrobium orale DSM 12838 DNA encoding:
- a CDS encoding M24 family metallopeptidase, which codes for MTFVSLERMPLSEVRDRAARLRRHLNECRPDASGMLIFSRPAVYYLSGAWVNGLLWLPLDGEPVLLCRRGFERAEMDSPLQNILEYKSYSQISGLLRECGTPFGSCAGVEMAGLPWSLGEMLKEKVPGVNFVAADMALHRTRAVKTAWELRKMRLAGARHNQALIALAGRIRPGMTEREVGLAVWKVFFGHGHQGMMRMQNPGEEIFLGHVAAGDSGNYPGAFNGPLGVRGEHPALPFPGYAGKVWNRAEPLAVDCGFCLEGYHTDKTLIYWAGEDAVSEEADRAQDFCLQIHEYLASRLKPGTVPAELYRDCVKIALQNGLAEGFMGLGRNKVGFLGHGIGLAVDEWPVVAPSFDTPLEENMVLAVEPKMGIPGLGMVGVENTFVVTPQGGECLTGEERGPLFSA
- a CDS encoding NYN domain-containing protein, which translates into the protein MTEKRKLWLIDAGYLFNARHSVRSGYEFSYLRLRQYLEQSGPIWRAYYLNSIPQPTSEAQDNFHHWLRSGPPIGPKIITKFYSLKQQRADKAYCEECGQKVQLRCQNQNGDLTHKVFNEIQKGVDVGIATLSLIYQHQYDTLLLSSGDSDLLDVVEHLSEQGKTIELVVFRDGVASELQCRADRIHWINDFWEEVDNTYRETEDKA
- the mqnC gene encoding cyclic dehypoxanthinyl futalosine synthase, yielding MKRLSMHEARYIWDMNTVFSLGALAHQRRLEMHPENIVTYIVDRNINYTNICTSGCKFCAFFKGPGEMGGYVLSTEEILAKIQETVDSGGYQILLQGGMNPDLPLSYYTGLLRTLKEHFPGVAVHGFSPTEVHFLSEREDRPVAGILADLMAAGLDSMPGGGAEILVDAVRGRVSPHKCTADQWLSVMETAHGLGMRTTATMMFGQGETFDQRVEHLDRLREVQDRTGGFTAFIPWTFQPRNTRMEMPEASSDEYLKFLALCRLYLDNIENIQASWVTQGPRIGQLALFWGANDFGSTMLEENVVAATGVHFRLPEAELKSLVERAGFVPRRRTMDYTLREEQP
- a CDS encoding YkgJ family cysteine cluster protein; the protein is MTNVFDCRMCGHCCQGQGGIVASAPEQARLAAYLNMSVDDFRAAYTTAQGKKTVLRTREDGFCIFFDPATACTVHAAKPDVCRAWPFFRGNLVDATSWELAQDYCPGITGGSSHAEFARQGVRYLRENGLAKTGREDEANALNISDLAEQD
- a CDS encoding DnaJ domain-containing protein; this encodes MRLSECYALLEVPPEATLEEIKVSYRKLAFKYHPDLNPDDAHAAQRFSRLNQAYVLLKDHRARGAEKKTYTAEDIRQEEEARAGARPGRSDAFFSRQEEVLKDILSDPFARQVFEDIFSRLKRGAPPGDMPGQRTAGRNTIRSKAPFQNPGKNLWAGLKNWAVRQLDDRQTVQVPVRSLRPGTTLRVDIRHRFGEPKSIEVTLPPDFAADRPIRLKGLGRALGPWRGDLYLRLVGK
- the trhA gene encoding PAQR family membrane homeostasis protein TrhA, giving the protein MAERTHSPGEEIANSVTHAVATGLAIAALPVLVVAAVSAGTAWHVVSFSIFGATLVLLYLASTLYHSIPAVRARRVLKTLDHCAIFLLIAGTYTPFMLVCLRGPVGWTIFGTIWGLAAAGVILKCFFVYRFKRLSLAVYLGMGWLCLLAGREIFSSLPAASLVFLALGGLIYSLGVIFYVWRRLPYNHAIWHLFVVAGSVMHFFSVLYTLPAS